In a single window of the Ignavibacteria bacterium genome:
- a CDS encoding GIY-YIG nuclease family protein, which yields MGKIYFVYIILSKEGYKYTGMTEDLGLRLKQHNDKTLSLWTKRGNNWKLIYKEEFFTKAEALKREKWFKTGVGREFINEQIK from the coding sequence ATGGGTAAAATCTATTTTGTTTACATTATCTTAAGTAAAGAAGGATATAAGTACACTGGAATGACAGAAGACTTAGGCCTTAGACTAAAACAGCATAATGATAAAACACTATCTCTGTGGACTAAAAGGGGTAATAACTGGAAGTTAATTTATAAAGAAGAATTTTTTACTAAAGCAGAAGCTCTAAAAAGAGAAAAATGGTTCAAAACTGGAGTTGGCAGGGAATTCATAAACGAACAGATAAAATAA
- the alaS gene encoding alanine--tRNA ligase, with amino-acid sequence MKKSTEIRQDFLDFFKSKQHKIVPSAPVFPYDDPTLLFTNAGMNQFKDVFLGTGSRDYKRCADTQKCIRVSGKHNDLEEVGHDGYHHTFFEMLGNWSFGDYYKKEAIEWAWELLTKVWGLDKNRLWVTYFREDLETKELWETHTDIDHSHILKFDEKDNFWEMGDTGPCGPCSEIHYDFTPNGCNGSDVNADNPDVMEIWNLVFIQYNRDSSGKLHELPQKHVDTGMGFERMVRVLQNKSSNYLTDVFLPLINELINITGKEYSGKFEAPMNVIADHVRTLTFAIGDGAIPSNEGRGYVLRRVLRRAARYGRNLDMRTPFIYKLVDTVVDTMGHVFPEIVEKREFIKEVIKGEEESFNVTLDKGLALFKEEVERMKAAGETTFSGDVAFKLHDTYGFPVDLTQLMARESGYGVDMDLFNRDMEIARELSRVDKVLDTIEQNEYSDLLKISDGLEYDPYHENESVETEILAYQNKFDYCTGILLKNNPFYKASGGQVNDEGKIVIDNKEVEIFNIVNKNIVEILKTDITSLPVKAEARVNIPRRLSIERNHSATHIMHEALRRVLGSHVKQMGSYLDDKLLRFDFPHFHKLKPQEITDIEQIVNDKIKENIAVYSEEMPIEKANTIPHVKKFFGEKYGEPVRVVFIDDKFSVEFCGGTHVKGTSDIGLFKITREESISAGTRRIFARTGVGIIEYINERTAEIEKLASELPEKYSNNFNLAISEFKKDFEGTNFRNTEMLASLIKYHDSTLSSLLELREKYQEEKRQLEKQLAKQKVQNAAGSIEGLISSAGEVSGIKLITGEFSVDNTDELKELGDKLREKMGSAIGLLYSVIEGKVSLCAVVSDDLVKTKKLSAGKIAGDVAKILGGGGGGKPHLATAGGKDVSKISEALETLPGIIQKYL; translated from the coding sequence TTGAAGAAATCTACTGAAATAAGGCAGGACTTCCTGGATTTTTTTAAGTCCAAACAGCACAAAATAGTGCCTTCGGCACCGGTTTTCCCGTATGATGACCCAACTTTGCTTTTCACCAATGCCGGTATGAACCAGTTCAAGGACGTTTTCCTGGGAACAGGCTCACGTGATTATAAACGCTGCGCCGATACACAAAAGTGCATCCGGGTGAGCGGCAAGCATAACGACCTCGAAGAGGTAGGTCATGATGGCTACCACCACACATTCTTCGAAATGCTTGGCAACTGGTCTTTTGGCGACTATTACAAAAAGGAAGCTATCGAATGGGCATGGGAGCTGCTTACTAAGGTTTGGGGCCTCGATAAAAATCGCCTGTGGGTAACATACTTCCGCGAAGACCTCGAAACCAAAGAGCTTTGGGAAACGCATACTGATATTGATCACAGCCATATATTAAAGTTTGATGAAAAGGATAATTTCTGGGAAATGGGCGATACCGGTCCCTGCGGTCCCTGCAGCGAAATACATTATGACTTCACTCCAAACGGCTGCAATGGCAGTGATGTGAATGCAGATAACCCCGATGTTATGGAGATCTGGAACCTTGTGTTCATACAATACAACCGCGATAGCTCCGGCAAGCTGCATGAGCTGCCCCAAAAGCATGTCGATACCGGTATGGGATTTGAACGTATGGTCAGGGTATTGCAGAATAAATCATCAAACTACCTTACTGATGTTTTCCTTCCGCTGATAAATGAGCTTATAAATATCACAGGTAAGGAATATTCAGGCAAATTTGAAGCCCCGATGAATGTTATCGCAGACCACGTCCGCACACTCACATTCGCAATCGGCGATGGTGCTATACCAAGCAATGAAGGCAGGGGATATGTTTTACGCAGGGTACTCAGGCGCGCAGCGCGGTATGGGCGGAATCTTGATATGCGGACTCCTTTTATATACAAATTAGTTGATACAGTTGTTGATACAATGGGCCACGTTTTTCCTGAAATAGTTGAAAAGCGTGAGTTCATAAAGGAAGTTATAAAAGGCGAGGAAGAGAGCTTTAATGTTACGCTAGATAAGGGTCTTGCTTTATTTAAAGAAGAGGTTGAAAGAATGAAAGCTGCCGGTGAAACTACTTTCAGCGGAGATGTGGCTTTTAAGCTGCATGATACTTACGGCTTTCCCGTTGACCTGACCCAGCTTATGGCAAGGGAGAGCGGTTATGGAGTGGATATGGATCTGTTTAACAGAGATATGGAAATTGCCAGGGAGCTTTCAAGGGTTGATAAAGTGCTGGATACAATTGAACAGAATGAATACAGTGACCTGCTTAAGATTTCCGACGGGCTTGAGTACGATCCATACCACGAAAATGAATCTGTTGAAACTGAAATATTAGCATACCAGAATAAATTTGATTATTGCACAGGTATACTGCTGAAAAATAATCCGTTTTATAAAGCTTCAGGCGGCCAGGTAAATGATGAAGGAAAAATCGTAATAGATAATAAGGAAGTGGAAATTTTCAACATCGTTAACAAGAATATTGTTGAAATACTGAAAACCGATATCACATCCCTTCCTGTAAAAGCAGAAGCCAGGGTAAACATACCACGCAGGCTATCCATTGAGCGGAATCACTCCGCTACGCATATAATGCATGAGGCTTTGCGCAGAGTTCTGGGCTCACATGTTAAGCAAATGGGCTCATACCTAGATGATAAATTATTGAGGTTCGATTTCCCGCATTTCCATAAGCTTAAACCGCAGGAAATTACCGATATTGAGCAGATAGTAAATGATAAGATAAAAGAGAATATCGCAGTTTATTCAGAAGAAATGCCGATCGAAAAAGCCAATACTATCCCACATGTTAAGAAATTCTTCGGTGAAAAGTATGGCGAACCAGTTAGAGTGGTTTTCATTGATGATAAGTTCAGCGTGGAATTCTGCGGCGGAACACATGTAAAGGGAACTTCGGATATTGGACTCTTTAAAATTACCCGTGAAGAAAGTATTTCTGCCGGTACCAGACGCATATTTGCCAGAACCGGAGTGGGTATTATTGAATATATTAACGAGCGAACTGCAGAAATTGAAAAATTAGCCTCAGAATTGCCAGAAAAATACTCCAATAATTTCAACCTGGCAATATCTGAATTCAAAAAAGATTTTGAAGGTACTAATTTCAGAAATACAGAAATGCTTGCATCACTTATTAAGTATCATGATTCAACTTTAAGCTCACTGCTTGAGCTAAGGGAAAAATACCAGGAAGAAAAGCGCCAGCTCGAAAAACAGCTTGCTAAACAGAAGGTGCAAAATGCCGCAGGTTCAATTGAAGGGCTAATTAGCTCAGCAGGTGAAGTGAGCGGTATTAAGCTTATTACAGGTGAATTTTCAGTTGATAATACCGATGAGCTCAAAGAGCTTGGCGATAAGCTTCGCGAAAAAATGGGTAGTGCGATTGGATTGCTGTATTCAGTAATTGAAGGCAAGGTTAGCCTTTGCGCCGTTGTAAGCGATGACCTGGTGAAAACAAAGAAGCTTTCTGCTGGCAAAATTGCAGGTGATGTTGCAAAAATTCTGGGCGGCGGCGGGGGCGGTAAACCGCACCTTGCAACAGCAGGCGGCAAAGATGTATCGAAGATCTCAGAAGCGTTGGAGACGTTACCGGGTATAATACAGAAATATCTGTAA